A stretch of Phoenix dactylifera cultivar Barhee BC4 chromosome 16, palm_55x_up_171113_PBpolish2nd_filt_p, whole genome shotgun sequence DNA encodes these proteins:
- the LOC103700903 gene encoding uncharacterized protein LOC103700903 — MEKKQGFFSAVREEVARGLSPGRTRAESPGRNASAAVGLLLPRRWKGLHRQQAVADLAVPRSGSLRPVGEALAPLIEGPDPGAGDGGYPKKEGGGGWGQWVKGQLSRAPSVSSSAAASSSCRRSDLRLLLGVMGAPLAPIHVCSTDPLPHLSIKDTPIETSSAQYILQQYTAASGGLKLLSSIRNSYAMGKVRMVAAEFETATRVIKNRNASRSAESGGFVLWQMAPDMWYVELAVGGSKVHAGCNGKLVWRHTPWLGAHAAKGPVRPLRRALQGLDPLTTASMFAEARCIGEKKVNGEDCFILKLCADPQTLKARSEGPAEIIRHVLFGYFSQKTGLIVQMEDSHLTRIQSNAGGDAVYWETTINSFIEDYRPVEGMMIAHSGRSVVTLFRFGEVALSHTKTRMEEVWTIEEAAFNVPGLSMDCFIPPGDIKSGSISEACELPQGERGKNNLAGNYRSKVAALGKPHDNDDSVVWRVEV, encoded by the exons ATGGAGAAGAAGCAAGGGTTCTTCTCGGCAGTGCGGGAGGAGGTGGCGAGGGGGCTGTCGCCAGGGAGGACGAGGGCGGAGAGCCCCGGGCGGAACGCGTCGGCGGCGGTCGGGCTGCTGCTGCCGCGGCGGTGGAAGGGGCTGCATCGGCAGCAGGCTGTGGCGGACCTGGCGGTGCCGAGATCCGGGAGTCTGAGGCCCGTCGGGGAGGCGCTGGCGCCGCTCATTGAGGGACCCGATCCGGGCGCCGGCGACGGCGGGTACCCGAAGAAGGAGGGCGGCGGTGGGTGGGGGCAGTGGGTGAAGGGACAACTCTCCCGGGCGCcgtccgtctcctcctccgccgccgcttcctcctcctgccgCCGCTCcgacctccgcctcctcctcggCGTCATGGGCGCCCCCCTCGCCCCCATCCACGTCTGCTCCACCGATCCCCTGCCTCATCTCAGCATCAAGGACACCCCCATT GAGACATCGTCGGCGCAGTACATACTGCAGCAGTATACAGCGGCGTCAGGAGGGTTGAAGCTGCTGAGCTCCATTCGGAACTCGTATGCCATGGGAAAGGTGCGGATGGTGGCGGCCGAGTTCGAGACAGCAACCCGGGTCATCAAGAACCGGAACGCCTCCCGCTCCGCGGAGTCTGGAGGCTTCGTCCTCTGGCAGATGGCACCTGACATGTGGTATGTCGAACTTGCCGTCGGCGGCAGCAAGGTCCATGCTGGCTGCAATGGCAAGCTTGTCTGGCGCCATACCCCCTGGCTCGGCGCCCATGCTGCTAAAGGCCCTGTCCGACCCCTCCGCCGGGCTCTCCAG GGTCTTGATCCATTGACCACAGCTAGTATGTTTGCCGAGGCTCGGTGCATTGGAGAGAAGAAGGTCAACGGGGAGGATTGCTTCATCCTGAAGCTCTGTGCCGATCCTCAGACACTGAAAGCTAGGAGCGAAGGCCCTGCCGAGATCATTAGGCATGTCTTATTTGGGTACTTCAGCCAGAAAACTGGGCTTATTGTCCAAATGGAGGACTCTCACTTAACCCGGATCCAGTCGAATGCTGGTGGAGACGCTGTGTACTGGGAAACCACCATTAATTCTTTCATTGAAGATTACCGTCCGGTTGAAGGTATGATGATCGCCCATTCAGGCCGATCTGTTGTGacacttttcaggtttggtgaGGTTGCCCTGAGCCATACCAAGACTAGGATGGAGGAGGTTTGGACCATCGAGGAGGCAGCGTTCAATGTTCCTGGCCTTTCAATGGACTGTTTCATCCCTCCGGGCGACATTAAATCCGGGTCAATTAGTGAAGCCTGCGAGCTTCCTCAAGGGGAGAGGGGGAAGAACAACTTGGCAGGGAATTATCGGTCTAAGGTTGCAGCTCTGGGGAAACCgcatgataatgatgatagcGTTGTCTGGAGGGTGGAAGTCTAA